In the Harmonia axyridis chromosome 3, icHarAxyr1.1, whole genome shotgun sequence genome, one interval contains:
- the LOC123676499 gene encoding hatching enzyme 1.2-like, with amino-acid sequence MLVPCFLLLLFSCLSFNCSPLSEGMGETIVDNTIDSAQASRPTYNFPDEESGKNVEKWEENSGVNPEEMGNYLEGDIMLPPHSLTRNGLSDQSLRWKNGVIPYVIQGYFSNNALNLIKKAIGIYHKYTCIRFVEKKSTDVDYIAITSGNSGCWSNIGRITGKQEVNLQTPACTTKVGTILHELMHACGFYHEQNRPDRDNYVTIGFGNIKPGHDSNFKKASAETTNDFGVTYDYRSVMHYSEHAFSRNGKPTIVPKESVAVGKMGQREGFSRKDLIKLNAMYNCPDIPAEFTTVAPEQGGGNASGGGPGEFLSAIFSLLDKKK; translated from the exons ATGTTAGTCCCTTGTTTTTTGTTACTTCTTTTCAGTTGTCTGTCGTTTAATTGCTCTCCATTGTCAGAAGGGATGGGAGAAACAATCGTTGACAATACAATCGACTCTGCTCAAGCCTCGAGGCCTACTTACAACTTTCCAGACGAAGAGTCCGGGAAAAACGTCGAAAAATGGGAAGAAAACTCTGGTGTTAATCCCGAAGAAATGGGAAATTATTTAGAAG gtGATATAATGTTACCACCTCATTCCTTAACAAGGAATGGACTAAGCGATCAGTCCTTAAGATGGAAAAACGGAGTGATACCTTATGTGATACAAGGTTATTTCTCAAATAATGCCctgaatttaattaaaaaagCCATCGGCATATACCACAAGTATACATGTATAAG ATTcgtcgaaaaaaaaagtacagaCGTTGACTACATCGCTATCACAAGTGGGAACTCTGGATGTTGGTCCAACATTGGCAGGATTACGGGCAAACAAGAAGTAAATCTCCAGACACCGGCTTGCACCACGAAAGTGGGAACAATTTTACATGAATTGATGCATGCGTGCGGATTCTATCACGAGCAAAATCGCCCTGATAGAGACAACTATGTCACCATTGGCTTTGGCAATATAAAACCAG GCCATGACTCCAACTTCAAAAAGGCTTCAGCAGAAACAACCAATGATTTCGGAGTTACCTATGATTACAGATCTGTCATGCACTATTCCGAACATGCATTCTCGAGGAATGGAAAACCTACAATAGTACCAAAG GAATCAGTAGCAGTAGGTAAAATGGGCCAAAGAGAAGGGTTCAGCAGGAAAGATCTGATAAAGCTGAATGCCATGTACAATTGCCCGGATATTCCTGCTGAATTTACCACCGTAGCACCTGAACAAGGAGGTGGTAATGCGAGTGGTGGAGGACCTGGTGAATTTTTATCGGCCATTTTCAGCTTATTagataagaaaaaataa